The DNA region GACCTCGATCCAGACGAGCGCGAGCAGGCCCGCGACGCTCGGCCAGGCGCCCAGCGTCCAGCGGTACTCCCGACCCAGATCGGGTAGCACCTCGGCGATCGCCCGCCAGGGATTGACGGCCGGCCAGGTGTTGCCGACGAGGTACGTGCTCATCGCGAAGCCGGCCCACCACCCCGCCCAGACGACCACGACGGCGGGGTTCGAGAGCGGGTCCGTCGGGTCGACGAACCCCGTGACGACGATGCCGACCAGCGCCGCGACGCCCAGCGCGCCGGCGGCCCACCGGAGCGCCGTCGGCGCCGGGAGCGGGAGTCGCCGCCGGCTGTCGACCAGCCAGTCCAGCGCCGACCGGTCGGTCGCGAACGTCGCCAGCAGGAACGAGGCGCCGACGACGGCCCCGCCGGTCGCCAGCATCAGCCACGTCGGCACGGTCAGCGACTCGCGGGCCGACTCCCCCAGCGACCCGCCGTGGGCCAGGACCGGCCGCGCCGCGAGTGCGACGGCCAGCCCGGCGGCCAGCGCAGTCGCCGCCTTGCGGCCGACCTCGGTCGTCGGAGTCCGTCGGTCCATCTGTCGGGAGTTAGACCCCCCTCCCGGTCAAAGTATCGAAGCCCGGCCGGAGGCCGAGAGCCCTGCCCGTGACTGACTGCGAACACGTTCGGAGCGGTCCGGGAGATCCGCTGGACATCGGCGGGGCGCGGACGGTTTGGGAGGCTTTTTGGTGCTGCTGGCGCAAGCCCGTAGTATGAGTCTCGCGGACGATACGTCAGAGGACCACGGGGACCACGGCGGGCACCACCTGCCGGCGGTCGAGGACTGGCCGCGCGGGTTCGGCGAGGCCAGCTGGTGGCCGTTCGTCACCGCCGTCGGCGCGGCGGGCATCTACGTCGCCGCCGCGCTGTTCGTCCTCGGTCGCGGCCAGGAACCGCTCGTCGACCCGATGTACGGCCCGGTCGCCACCGTCGCCAGCGTCGGCCTGTTCCTCGTCGGCCTCTACGGCTGGCTGTACCACGCGTTCGTCGTCAACTTCTGGGAGAGGGGCACCGACGAACACGGCGCCGGGACGCTCCGGCTCGCGATGATACTGTTCCTCGGGTCGGAGATCGCCACCTTCGGCGCCGGGTTCGTCTACTACTTCTTCATCCGCGTCGGCACCTGGTCGACGGACACCTTCCCCGACCTGCTCGGGAGTCTCATCATCATCAACACGTCGATACTGGTCGTCAGCAGCTTCACGCTGCACTTCGCACACACCGCGCTCCGGAAGGGCAACCGGTCGCGGTTCCTCCAGCTGCTGGGGCTGACCCTGCTGCTGGGCGTCGTGTTCATCGGCGGCCAGATCTACGAGTACTACGAGTTCATCGTCCACGAGGGGTTCACCCTCACCGGCGGCGCCTTCGGCTCGGCGTTCTACGGGCTGACCGGCCTCCACGGCCTCCACGTCAGCCTCGGCGCGGTCCTGCTGGGCATCGTCTTCGCCCGGGCGCTCAAGGGCCAGTACTCCGCCGAACGCCACACCTCCGTCAGCACCGCCTCGATGTACTGGCACTTCGTCGACGTTGTCTGGATCTTCCTCGTCGTCGTCCTCTACGTCGGCGCCGAGATCTGAGCGGGAGTTTCAAGGCCGCTTCTCCCCATCTCCGGGTATGGAACCGCTCGACGTCGAGGACGGCTTCGACGTACACGAGTACCGCCACGGCCTGAAGCTGGTGAGCCAGGACCGGGCCACGATGCACCTCGAAAACAGGAACGACTTCGCCTGCCCGGCCTGCGGCGACGCATTCGAGGAGCTGTTCGTCTCCGAGAAGCGCGAGAACACCTTCGGGAACCCCGGCGGCCCGTTCTGCGTCGTCCGCACCGGCGGCCAGGTACTGTTGCTCACGCACTGACGGCGGTGTGCGTCCTCCTCGGCTACGCCGACGCCGACTCCCAGACGCCGGCCACCAGCAGCGCCAGCAGGACGAAGTACGTCGCCAGCCCCCAGCAGGCCGCCGCGACGAGCCACGGGTCGGCGGTCCACACCGCGAGGACACCGCCGACGACCAGGGCGAGGGCGCTGCCGACCTGCACCGCGGGCCGTTCCCACAGGTACGCGACGGTGGTGTCCGCGACGAACAGCGCCTCGACGGCAAGCGCCGTGACGACGCCCGTCGCGGCGGCCCCAGGTCGAGTCAGCACCGACAGCGATCCCGTGGCCGCGAGGACGACGAGCAAGACTGCGGCGCTCGCCGCTGCCAGCAGCGCGTCGCGTGTCGTCGACTGCACGGGCGAACCGCGGGGTCGGGGAGAGATAGGGATTGCGCCGCTCAGGTCGTGAACCCGGACTCGGCGTCGTGTTCTTCGAGCACCCACTCCAGTTCCTCGATGGCCCGGAGGATCGCGACCTCCGCCTCGTCCTCCATCTCCGAGGTCGGCGGGTCCGTTCTGTCGTACGCGTCCTCGAGTTCGGCGATCCGTTCCCGGATGTCGTCCTCTGACCGCATGTCCCGATCCACCGACCCTACCCGCTTGATGCTACCGGTCGATCGGTCCGACTCGGCGGAGTTGCGACTCGTCGGCTTGCGTCCGCGAGAAAGAGCCGGTGGAGGGATTTGAACCCTCGACCTAATCCTTACGAAGGATTCGCTCTAGCCAGTCTGAGCTACACCGGCGCGTTCGGTGGCTCCGTTTCAACGTACCGCCGATAACCGCAATAAGGATTGCGAATCGACCCGACTCTGTGAGGCCGTGTCGGACCGGGACGGCCGGGCCTGGCGCTTTGCACTGCAACCACTCGGGCCAACAGGGTCGCGGTCCGATCCCGCGCATGCGCCGGTCCACGGACGACACCGCAGAGGAGCGCATCGACGACCGCGACACCGAAACCACGACGATCCCCTCCGTGACGGGGAGCGTGACCGCGTGGGCGCCGAGCCTGCGCTCGGAACCGACGACGGACGACCCGGCGATGGCCGAGGAACGCCACGAGGACGACGCGACCGTCGACGACGAGGGCGGCTGGTGGGACGAGGGGCTGATCACGCTCCTCGTCGTCGTCGGCGCGGTGCTGTTCCTCATCCCGGAGCCGGCGACTACCGGCCTCGGCGTCCTCCTCCTGGGGGCCGCCGTGGTGGCGTGGCTCGTCGACCTGACAGTCCCGTGGACCTGATCGGGACATCGCAAGCCCGCCACACAAACGGCCGCTGTCCCAAGCGCGGACGTGAACCGACGTACCTATCTCGCGACAGTCGGGTCTACGGTCACCGGACTGTCGGTCGGCCTCGCCGGCTGCGAGGGCGCTCCCGGTGCGGGCGCCGACCCGACCGACACCGACGAGGAAGAGTCCCCGAGTCCGACCGCGGAACCGGCCGAGACGGCGACCGAGACGGGCACGGATCCCGACGCCGGCACCGGGACCGATACCGCGGCCGGGACCGCCGGACAGGTTCCGAACACCGTGGAGATGGTGACCGAGGGGAGCGACTACTACTTCACGCCGATCGGGCTCTCCGTCGAACCCGGGGAGACGATCACGTGGGTCAACGAGTCGGGGAGCCACTCCGCGACGGCCTACGCCGAGTCGCTCGACGCCGCGTCGGTGACCCGCATCCCCGAGGGCGCCGAACCCTGGAACAGCGGCATCCTGAGCGAGGCGGGGGCGACCTTCGAACACACCTTCGAGGAGACGGGCACGTACGACTACTTCTGTATCCCCCACGCCGCGCTCGGGATGGTGGGCCGGCTCGTCGTCGGCGAACCCGGCGGTCCCGCGACCGAGGGCCAGCCCCCCAACGGCGAACTCCCGAGCAGCGAGGCCATCGTCCAGCGGGGCGCTATCAGTTACGACGAGTTCGCGAACTGAGTCCCCGTCGCCGGACCTCGTTCGCCGCTCGACCGGTCCGTCCACGCCCGTCAGTCGGCCCGCCGCAGTCGCACGTCGAGGCAGACGTTCAACTCGTGGGGGGCGTACGACCGGACGGTGTGGCGCCGTTCGACGGCCACCTCGTACTCCGGTTCGGCGGCCGCGCGGATGGCGCGTTCGCCCGGCCCGTAGGGGTCGTCCTCGTGCTGGATGTCGTAGTAGTGGACCACGCAGTCGTCGCCGGCCAGTTCGACGGCGGTGTCGAGGAAGTCGTCGGCGCTGTGGGGCAGGTTCATCACGAGCCGGTCGGCCCAGTCCGTGTACTCGTCGGCCACCTCGCGCACGTCCCCACAGATCGCCGTCACGCGGTCCGCGACGCCGTTACGGCGGGCGTTCTCCCGCAGGTACTCGACCGCGTCCTCGTTGATGTCGACGCCGACGGCGGTCGCGCCGCGCTTCGCGAAGGGGACGACGAAGGGGCCGACCCCGGCGAACATATCGAAGGCCCGTTCCCCCTCTCGGACCTGCTCGGCGACGCGGTGGCGCTCGGTCGCCAGCCGCGGCGAGAAGTACACCGTCGCCAGGTCCAGGGCGAACTCGCAGCCGTACTCGCGGTGGACCGCCTCGGTGCTCTCGCCGGCCAGCACCTCCCAGTCGCGGACCCGCTCGGTCCCCTTGACCTTCGAGGCGCGATTCACGACCGTCTTCACCGGCAGCGCCGACTCGACGACGGCGTCGGCCAGCGCCCGCGCGCGCTCGGGGTCGTCCTCGTCGACGATGACCACGTCGCCGAGCCGCTCGTAGGAGGGGTCGAACTCCAGCAGATCCGCCGGCATCGTCTGTGTCTCCCGCGCGTCGACCTCCCGCGTGACGACCTCGAACTCGTCGGGGACCGCAGCGGGGTCGGTGACGGGCACGTAGAGGCACCCGTCGGCGACCTCGATCTCGTAGTCCTCGGCGACCAGGTCGGCGTCGGCCAGCCGGCGGCGCGTCGCCTCGCCGTCCTCGCGTGGCACCCGAACGCAGGAGACCTCCATACCTCCGGTAGGTCGCCGTCGCGCGGTAAGCCTGACGCTTCGGCCGCCCTCGGCTCTGACACCGCGGCCGCCCGGACTCGCCGTCGCTTCGCGGGGCTTAATCCGTTCGGCGCCGGAGAGGGCGTATGCTCACCTTCGTCGGGCTCGGCCTCTACGACGAGCGGTCGGTCACCGTCGCGGGCCGAGACGCCATCCGGTCGGCCGACCGCGTCGTCGCCGAGTTCTACACCAGCAAGCTCGCCGGCGCCGCGATCGAGGACCTCGAAGCCGCCCACGACACCGAGATCGAGGTCCGCGACCGCACGGGCGTCGAGCAGTCGCCCGGGGATATCCTCGACGACGCCGCCGACTCGGACGTCGTCTTCTGCACCGCCGGCGACACCATGATCTCGACGACCCACACGGACCTGCGGCTGCGCGCTCACGAGCGGGGCATCGAGACCCGCGTCGTCCACGGGACGACCGCCCAGGCCGCCGCCAGCTCGCTCACCGGCCTCCAGAACTACCGCTTCGGCAAGGCGACGACGCTCCCGTTCGAGCGCTCCCACGCCGGCGACGACCTCCCCGGGAGCGTCGTCGACACGGTCGAGGGGAACCGCGACCGCGGCCTCCACACGCTGGTCTTCCTCGACATCGACGCCGCCAGCGACGACTACATGCGCGCCGACCGGGCGGCCGCCCGCCTGGCCGACGCCTACGAGGACACGCTCGGCGTCGTCGTCGCCCGCGCGGGCAGCCCCGACCCCGCCGTCCGCGCCGACCGGCTCTCGACGCTCGCCGGGGAGTCGTTCGGCGACCCGCTCCACCTGCTGGTCGTCCCCGGGGAGCTCCACCTCATGGAACGGGACGCCCTCGCAGCGCTCGGTGGCGCGCCCGACACGCTTCTCGAAGAACTAGTCGTCTGATCGGGTGCCCGCGCCGGCGCCGACCTCCGGGTCGCCCTCGGCGACCGACGGGTCGAGGTCCAGCGCGGCCCGCAGGTCGTACTCCGAGCCGGTCACGACGAACAGCAGGTCCTCGACGACGGTCAGCACCTCCGGGAGCTCGCGGACGACGAGGTAGGTGATCCCGACCAGCGCGACCACCGACAGGCTCTGGGCGACGATGCGGTCGATGACGATGTAGGAGACCTGCCGCGGGTCCGACAGCCCGAAGACCGACATGACCAGTTCCGGGAACAGGTGGAACCGCTGTTCCCCGAACCCGACGGCGATCATGACGTTGCGCCCCAGGTTCAGCGCGTAGATGACCGGCAGCGACACCGCGAGCGCGCGGAGCTTCCGGGTCAGCGGCGCCTCGACGGCCGCGATCAGCCCGGCGAAGATCGCCATGCTCCCGATCCCCGTGCAGGCGATGACGATCGTGTAGAAGATCGGACTCTCCCCGTCGGCGAAGACGAACGTGTTCTCGTAGAGGTGGTGCTTCTCGCCGACGATGTAGCCGTCGTACGCGACGACCCGCTGGCCGTCGACGATGGTCTCGTACCCCGTGACGAGCGCCGGGTCCGAGCCGATCAGCGAGATCAGGACCGCCGTCTGGTCGGTGACCGTCTCGACCAGGAACTGCCGCAGTACGGGGATCGACTCGAACGGGAAGAAGACCACCCCCATCAGGAGGATGGCCCGCGAGAGGACAAAGAGCGAGTCGCGGCCGGACCACAGCAGGTAGCCGACGTAGAGGGAGGCTGGGACGGCGACGAGCGTCCCGAGCCCCTCGATGACGCTCCGCTGGACGACGGCGAAGTGGTAGATGAGCGTGAACCAGAAGACGCCGAACAGCGCCCAGGCCGCGACCCCGGCCAGCCGGGCGTGCTCGCGCCGGTCGGCCGCCTCCAGGACGACCGTCACGAGAAACGCCGCGAGGACGAGCCACGCGAGCGGGTCCGAGAAGCGCGTGGCCCAGTCCAGCCCCGAGAGAACGGCGTCGAGCATCGGTTGCTCCAACGTAACGGTATCGGGAGTATATGCTTTGTCGTTGGACGCCCGCCGCGCACACAGACGGTCGCGGACTCGCGGTTCGCCCGGAGACCGCCGAACGCGACGCTCGAACGACGAGCGGGACGGAGCTGTCGCTGACCGGGTAGCGTCCGAAAAAATGTCGAGCGGTTAGGGGTCGGGCGTCAGCCCGATGGTGCTACCTTATTCGCGACGGCGCGCCGCGAGGAGCGCAGCCGCGAGCAGGGCGATGAGCGAGACGGCGACGCCGAAGCCAGCACCGTCACCGGTGGTGGTCGGCGACGGCGTGTCGTCGCCACCGTCACCGCCGTCTTCCGGCGCCTCGGTCGGCGTGTCCGTCGGCGTGTCCGTCGGCGTGTCCGTCGGCGTGTCCGTCGGCGTGTCCGTCGGCGTGTCCGTCGGCGTGTCCGTCGGCGTGTCCGTCGGCGTGTCCGTCGGGGTAGCCGTCTCGGTGTCCAGCGAGACCTCGGCGCTGTCGGTCACTGCGCTACCGTCGGCAGTGTACGGCGCGTCGGCCTCGGGGAAGTCGTACAGGTTGTTGGAGTTGTCGTCGAGGTGCGGCATCGCGACCAGCGTGGTGGTCCCGTTGACCGGGCTGTCGAGGTCGACCCGCACGTTGGAGTGCTGGCCGGCCTCGAGGTAGCCGCTCACGCCGATCACGTCGCCGCTGGCACTACCCTCGTGGATGGCGATGAAGCCACCGTCCGAGAGCGTGGCGGAGTCGACGACGACTTCCTGGTTGCCCTCAGCGACGGCCTGGTCACTGAAGGTGACCGAGGCGGTCGGCTGAGCCAGGATGACACCGCTGTAGGTGCCGTCACTGATCTGGTCGCCACCGCGGCGGACCGCGACAGTGAAGTTGATGTCCGAGCCGCGCTCGCTGAAGTCACCCGTCGCCGCGAACGTGCGGTCCTCGGTGACGTGGGTGTTCAGCGTGGTCAGGAACGGACTCGTGTCCGACTGACTGTTGATGCGGAGGCCGAGCTCCGTGCCCGGGGCGACGTTCGTGTCGCCGCGGATGGTCTGACCGGCCTGGTTGCGGATGACGACCTCGTCGTCCGCGTTGGTGTCGAGCGACGCCTCGGCGACCTCGTACGTCCAGTCGGAGCCGACAGTGCCGGCGCCCTCGCCGCCGATCTGCGGACCGACCGAGCTGTAGCTCTCGAAGGAGAACGAGGCGTTGTACTCGATACCGTCCTCGAGCTTGTCCTCGTCGACCTCCGCGAGGTCAACAGCGACGTAGTAGGTGTCGTTCTGGTAGTCCGGGAGGACGACCGTGTTGTCAACGTTCAGGTCGAACCGTTCGCGCGGCTGGTTCGGACCGGGGTCCAGCTCGGAGAAGCTGGCGTTGAACAGACCGGTGTCGACCTCACTGAGGAAGGCGCTGGTCGCGTTCGCACCCGTCGTGGTGCGGTTCTGGAAGACGCCTTCCAGACCGGACGCGCTGATCTGGTGGACGATCATCTCTTCGCTGGCCACCAGGTCGGACTGCGTGAGGTTCCCGTCGATCGGGTCCTCGTTGTTGTCGGTGTTCTCGTCGATGAACGTCAGGTCGACCTGGTCCTTCTTGTCCGAGGGGACGACCCAGACGTTGCTGCTCTCGGTGGAACGGGCGTTGATCGACACTGCGCCGACCGCGTCGGCGTCGACCTCAGTGAAGTTGAAGTTGCCCTTGTTGATGACTTCGGACTGGTCCTCGTTGTTCGCGACGACCGCGAGGTCGTACGACGCGGGGTCGAGGATACCGTTACCCGCGAACTCGAGGCTGGAAGCGTTGGGCGCTTCCGTGTCGTTCTCGAAGACACGGACGGCCTCGACGAAGGAGCCGCTCTCGCCACCGAAGTCGGTGACGTTGTCCTCACCCTGCGCGGTGAAGATGTGCTCGCTCTCGCCGGTGCCGGCCATGTAGGTGTTCCACTCGAGGACGACCTCACCGTCGCCGTCCTCGTCGGCGACCGTCACGTTCGTGACGTAGCCGGTGTCGGCCTTGTCACCGATGGCGACCGTGGCCTGGGCACCCTCCTGGCTGTCGCTCAGCTGGACGGGGATCTCCACGACGTCACCGCGCTCCTCCTCGAAGACGCCGCCACCGAAGGAGGCGGAGTCAGCCGAGGGGAACTCGTCGACGGAGAACTCGCCGGCGGTGACCTCGGCGCCGGTCGCGACGTCGGTCACGGTGACCGTGTAGTCACCGGCGTCGAGACTGGTGCCGTAGTTGAACGTCTCCTCGAACTCGCCGCGGTTGTCGAAGGAGACGCGCTCGTACTCGGTGTCCGGGCCGTCGACCTCGATGGCGACCGGCTCGCCACCGCGGATGGAACTACCCTCGACGGTGATCTCCGCGTCCTCGTTGTGCTCGAACAGCGTGCCGTCCTCGTCGAGCGAGGCCGACAGCTGCAGCGAGGTCACGTTGAAGAACTTGCTCGTCTCGGCAGCACCAGCGCCCTCGTCGTAGATCAGGCGGTAGGTGGTGCCGGACTCGAGGTCCGCGCTGTCGAAGACGATGGACGTCCCGGCGCCGGTGCTCCCGTCGAGGAGGATCTCTCCGGTCTCGACGTTACGGAGCAGGATCGGCGTGTCGGGCTGGTCGGCCTTGAAGCGCACGTTCTGACCCTGGTAGACGCGCTGGGCGCTACCGCGGTCGCTGTGCGCGCCGTCGGCCTGGTCGAGCTCGCCTGCGGCCGTCTCGACGGTGACGTTCCCGATGGAACGCTCGCCGACGACGTCGGAGCCGTTCCAGCTACCGATGGCGGTGCCGTTACCGACGTTGACCTTGACCTCGTCGGCCGGGTTGAGGTCGCCCCACAGGCCGTTACCTTCGAGGCGGACGACCTCGTCGGTCGCGCCCGAGCCGGCGTCGGCCGGGTGGATCACGTCGGAGTTGGCCAGCTGCTCGTCGACTTCGGGCCGAGTGGACTGGTTGTACTCGGTGAAGTCGTCGGTGCCGGCCTCACGGACGTAGACCGTGAAGTTGCTGGCGTCGAGCGGGTTGCCAGCGTTCGGACCGTTTGCTTTGCGAACGCTACGGTTGAATTCGACTACGATGTCGCCGTTACCGGTCCCCTCGTCCTCCGTGGCTGCGTCCACGCCGGGGTCGGTATTGGCGGCCGCAGCTGTTCCCGCGAACGCGATGGAGCCTCCGAACACGGAGACGACCATCAGCATCGTCAGGAACAAGCTGCGAAGCTTGTCGTTGGTTCCTGTCATAGTTTGTTGGATCTTCTGTCAGCGGCCACAGCAGCTTTCCGACCACGCGGACACGCGACCATCAGTCGGCCGCGCCGAACCGCCAGTGGTGTACTCAATACTGCAGCCATGGGTAGGGGTACGGTAGGAACCACCGGCGGATGTAATAAATGCTTTGTGGTCATAGCCGAGGGAGGAACGGCCGCCTCCCGCCATAGATCGGCCCGCAGAACCCGTTTGTGACTGTTTCACGTGCCCTCGGCACGTGTCAGACGCCTGTCCCACACGGAGCCGACGATGGGTATATTAAGTACCGAAATCCGGGAGTACGCCGTGCTTACCGCGCCGGTACGTGACGTGGTCGGCGCCGCTATCGGCCGACGGATCCCTACGACGTGACGATCTCGACCTCGTGGCCGTCCGGGTCCTCCGTGAATGCGTAGTTGTCGTTCGCCCACCTTTTTCCCGCTCGGATGTCCTCGCTCGCGCGGCTCGCTCCGGGCACCGCTCGCGGCAAAGAGATGGGGCAAAAAGCGGCCGATCACTCCGTTCGCGGTCGTACTACGATCTACGACGTGACGATCTCGACCTCGTGACCGTCCGGGTCCTTCGTGAACGCGTAGCTGTTGTCGCAGCTCTCGGGGTCGCGGTAGTCCTCGGCCTCGCGGGTCATCAGCTGGTCCCACCCCTCCGAGAGGTCGTCGACGCGGACGGCGAGGTGGCCCCAGGCGTCGCCCAGTTCGTACGTGCGCCCGTCGTAGTTGTAGGTGAGTTCGACGGCCATCGCCTCCTCGGCGGCGTCCTCGGGCTTGACGAAGTAGTTGGCGAAGCTGTCGGCCTCCCAGCGGCCGGTGTGTTCGTACTCGAACTTCCGGGTCCACCACC from Halosimplex halophilum includes:
- a CDS encoding plastocyanin/azurin family copper-binding protein; this encodes MNRRTYLATVGSTVTGLSVGLAGCEGAPGAGADPTDTDEEESPSPTAEPAETATETGTDPDAGTGTDTAAGTAGQVPNTVEMVTEGSDYYFTPIGLSVEPGETITWVNESGSHSATAYAESLDAASVTRIPEGAEPWNSGILSEAGATFEHTFEETGTYDYFCIPHAALGMVGRLVVGEPGGPATEGQPPNGELPSSEAIVQRGAISYDEFAN
- the dph5 gene encoding diphthine synthase, which produces MLTFVGLGLYDERSVTVAGRDAIRSADRVVAEFYTSKLAGAAIEDLEAAHDTEIEVRDRTGVEQSPGDILDDAADSDVVFCTAGDTMISTTHTDLRLRAHERGIETRVVHGTTAQAAASSLTGLQNYRFGKATTLPFERSHAGDDLPGSVVDTVEGNRDRGLHTLVFLDIDAASDDYMRADRAAARLADAYEDTLGVVVARAGSPDPAVRADRLSTLAGESFGDPLHLLVVPGELHLMERDALAALGGAPDTLLEELVV
- a CDS encoding DUF7385 family protein, whose product is MEPLDVEDGFDVHEYRHGLKLVSQDRATMHLENRNDFACPACGDAFEELFVSEKRENTFGNPGGPFCVVRTGGQVLLLTH
- a CDS encoding class I SAM-dependent methyltransferase gives rise to the protein MEVSCVRVPREDGEATRRRLADADLVAEDYEIEVADGCLYVPVTDPAAVPDEFEVVTREVDARETQTMPADLLEFDPSYERLGDVVIVDEDDPERARALADAVVESALPVKTVVNRASKVKGTERVRDWEVLAGESTEAVHREYGCEFALDLATVYFSPRLATERHRVAEQVREGERAFDMFAGVGPFVVPFAKRGATAVGVDINEDAVEYLRENARRNGVADRVTAICGDVREVADEYTDWADRLVMNLPHSADDFLDTAVELAGDDCVVHYYDIQHEDDPYGPGERAIRAAAEPEYEVAVERRHTVRSYAPHELNVCLDVRLRRAD
- a CDS encoding DUF7282 domain-containing protein, which translates into the protein MTGTNDKLRSLFLTMLMVVSVFGGSIAFAGTAAAANTDPGVDAATEDEGTGNGDIVVEFNRSVRKANGPNAGNPLDASNFTVYVREAGTDDFTEYNQSTRPEVDEQLANSDVIHPADAGSGATDEVVRLEGNGLWGDLNPADEVKVNVGNGTAIGSWNGSDVVGERSIGNVTVETAAGELDQADGAHSDRGSAQRVYQGQNVRFKADQPDTPILLRNVETGEILLDGSTGAGTSIVFDSADLESGTTYRLIYDEGAGAAETSKFFNVTSLQLSASLDEDGTLFEHNEDAEITVEGSSIRGGEPVAIEVDGPDTEYERVSFDNRGEFEETFNYGTSLDAGDYTVTVTDVATGAEVTAGEFSVDEFPSADSASFGGGVFEEERGDVVEIPVQLSDSQEGAQATVAIGDKADTGYVTNVTVADEDGDGEVVLEWNTYMAGTGESEHIFTAQGEDNVTDFGGESGSFVEAVRVFENDTEAPNASSLEFAGNGILDPASYDLAVVANNEDQSEVINKGNFNFTEVDADAVGAVSINARSTESSNVWVVPSDKKDQVDLTFIDENTDNNEDPIDGNLTQSDLVASEEMIVHQISASGLEGVFQNRTTTGANATSAFLSEVDTGLFNASFSELDPGPNQPRERFDLNVDNTVVLPDYQNDTYYVAVDLAEVDEDKLEDGIEYNASFSFESYSSVGPQIGGEGAGTVGSDWTYEVAEASLDTNADDEVVIRNQAGQTIRGDTNVAPGTELGLRINSQSDTSPFLTTLNTHVTEDRTFAATGDFSERGSDINFTVAVRRGGDQISDGTYSGVILAQPTASVTFSDQAVAEGNQEVVVDSATLSDGGFIAIHEGSASGDVIGVSGYLEAGQHSNVRVDLDSPVNGTTTLVAMPHLDDNSNNLYDFPEADAPYTADGSAVTDSAEVSLDTETATPTDTPTDTPTDTPTDTPTDTPTDTPTDTPTDTPTDTPTEAPEDGGDGGDDTPSPTTTGDGAGFGVAVSLIALLAAALLAARRRE
- the artA gene encoding archaeosortase A is translated as MLDAVLSGLDWATRFSDPLAWLVLAAFLVTVVLEAADRREHARLAGVAAWALFGVFWFTLIYHFAVVQRSVIEGLGTLVAVPASLYVGYLLWSGRDSLFVLSRAILLMGVVFFPFESIPVLRQFLVETVTDQTAVLISLIGSDPALVTGYETIVDGQRVVAYDGYIVGEKHHLYENTFVFADGESPIFYTIVIACTGIGSMAIFAGLIAAVEAPLTRKLRALAVSLPVIYALNLGRNVMIAVGFGEQRFHLFPELVMSVFGLSDPRQVSYIVIDRIVAQSLSVVALVGITYLVVRELPEVLTVVEDLLFVVTGSEYDLRAALDLDPSVAEGDPEVGAGAGTRSDD
- a CDS encoding cytochrome c oxidase subunit 3; amino-acid sequence: MSLADDTSEDHGDHGGHHLPAVEDWPRGFGEASWWPFVTAVGAAGIYVAAALFVLGRGQEPLVDPMYGPVATVASVGLFLVGLYGWLYHAFVVNFWERGTDEHGAGTLRLAMILFLGSEIATFGAGFVYYFFIRVGTWSTDTFPDLLGSLIIINTSILVVSSFTLHFAHTALRKGNRSRFLQLLGLTLLLGVVFIGGQIYEYYEFIVHEGFTLTGGAFGSAFYGLTGLHGLHVSLGAVLLGIVFARALKGQYSAERHTSVSTASMYWHFVDVVWIFLVVVLYVGAEI